In Eupeodes corollae chromosome 3, idEupCoro1.1, whole genome shotgun sequence, a single genomic region encodes these proteins:
- the LOC129950072 gene encoding hydroxysteroid dehydrogenase-like protein 1, whose product MSDCGFWTYFLILVGLYVLLCFLYEHLLSGVLILKSLINDFLDPENKLDLYKKFGSWAVVTGSTDGIGKAYARELAKKGINIVLIARTKEKLIDCSQEIENEYRVQCKWIQADFSKGAIVYDHIREELEDIPVGILVNNVGCTYGRLDEMSAFSEEVLWNVMNTNIGAVTIMCRMMLNKMKASGRGGAIVNVSSATEAQAAPYGAIYAASKAYIKSLTYSLQYEVADYNINIQLLSPYFVVTKINSFSSMIMRGGLTIPTAETYARWAVFTLGRTKHSTGYFWHAIENTVASIVPYRGRSYAAVLIARALKKHQTNSLNMTK is encoded by the exons atgAGTGATTGTGGCTTCTGGACTTATTTTTTGATTCTCGTGGGTCTTTATGTGTTGTTGTGTTTCTTGTATGAACATTTACTATCAGGAGTGTTGATTCTTAAATCTCTCATCAATGATTTCCTTGATCCTGAAAATAAATTGGATTTATATAAGAAGTTCGGGTCTTGGGCTg TCGTGACAGGATCAACTGATGGGATCGGAAAGGCCTATGCTAGGGAATTGGCTAAAAAGGGCATTAATATTGTCCTGATTGCGAGAACCAAGGAGAAGTTAATTGATTGTTCCCAAGAGATAGAAAATGAATATCGAGTCCAATGTAAATGGATTCAAGCTGATTTTTCCAAAGGTGCTATAGTCTATGATCACATCAGGGAGGAACTTGAAGACATTCCAGTGGGTattttag taAATAACGTTGGTTGTACATATGGGAGACTTGATGAGATGTCTGCATTTTCTGAAGAAGTCCTTTGGAATGTTATGAATACCAATATCGGGGCTGTAACAATAATGTGTCGTatgatgttaaataaaatgaaagctaGTGGGAGAGGTGGAGCAATTGTTAATGTTTCATCCGCAACCGAAGCACAAGCAGCTCCATATGGAGCCATATATGCAGCGTCTAAG GCCTACATAAAAAGTCTAACATACTCCTTACAATATGAAGTTGCCGACTATAACATCAACATTCAACTATTGTCACCGTATTTCGTTGTgactaaaattaattctttttcatcGATGATAATGCGCGGCGGCTTAACAATTCCAACTGCGGAAACATACGCGCGATGGGCTGTTTTCACCTTAGGCAGAACTAAACATTCGACTGGATATTTTTGGCATGCCATTGAA aacacaGTAGCAAGTATTGTTCCATATAGAGGACGTTCGTATGCTGCGGTATTGATAGCAAGAGCGTTGAAAAAACATCAAACGAACAGTTTAAAtatgacaaaataa